In a genomic window of Nocardia fluminea:
- a CDS encoding helix-turn-helix domain-containing protein — translation MLAAESMEAATTSAGVRILPDVTFAELGRADTVAVPGVETDSHRRVRAVVAAVVGLAEGARRVASVRIFWRSPATGYRHRVVPPLRHWLPQSRSQTRGMSGTMVVNTTAAIAAGDVVTGEVTHNISSQFWYATITGGAVTFLRIG, via the coding sequence GTGTTGGCTGCCGAGTCGATGGAGGCGGCGACCACCTCGGCGGGGGTACGGATCCTGCCGGATGTGACGTTCGCCGAGTTGGGGCGGGCGGACACCGTGGCGGTGCCGGGGGTGGAGACGGACAGTCACCGGCGGGTCCGTGCGGTGGTCGCGGCGGTGGTGGGGTTGGCCGAGGGGGCTCGGCGGGTGGCTTCGGTGCGCATATTCTGGCGGTCTCCGGCAACGGGCTATAGACACAGAGTGGTTCCGCCGCTACGCCATTGGCTGCCGCAGTCGCGTTCGCAGACGCGGGGGATGAGCGGCACAATGGTGGTGAACACAACTGCGGCGATCGCCGCGGGCGATGTGGTGACCGGTGAGGTAACGCACAACATCAGTTCGCAGTTCTGGTACGCGACGATCACCGGCGGTGCGGTGACTTTCCTACGGATCGGCTGA
- a CDS encoding antitoxin yields the protein MRTTVTLDPDVAALIAKRMRETGASFKKALNDAVRATLSSRPTRTEVRLPRRKLGAPTVDLDKALQLAASLEDEEIVRKLEMRK from the coding sequence ATGCGAACCACGGTAACCCTTGACCCCGATGTCGCAGCACTGATTGCGAAGCGGATGCGCGAGACGGGCGCCTCCTTCAAGAAGGCGCTCAACGATGCTGTCCGTGCGACTCTCTCGTCACGACCCACGCGCACCGAGGTTCGGTTGCCGAGGCGGAAGCTGGGTGCGCCGACGGTTGACCTGGACAAGGCGCTACAGCTGGCAGCCTCGCTCGAGGACGAAGAGATCGTGCGCAAGTTAGAGATGCGTAAGTGA
- a CDS encoding type II toxin-antitoxin system VapC family toxin — MKVVDLNVLLYSVNADSPHHADAHGWLTKALNGEEPIGFCWAVMLGYVRISTNPRIFPHAASSVEAIADVRTWLSSEMAVVVGPGTGHLELLDGILQKCGTAGNLVTDGHIAALAVELGAEVATFDNDFHRFDGVRVFRPAG, encoded by the coding sequence GTGAAGGTTGTCGACCTGAATGTGCTGTTGTACTCGGTCAATGCCGACTCACCGCATCATGCTGATGCGCATGGATGGCTGACGAAGGCGCTCAACGGTGAGGAACCGATCGGCTTTTGCTGGGCGGTCATGCTGGGATATGTCCGGATCAGTACGAATCCGCGGATTTTCCCCCATGCCGCGTCCTCGGTCGAGGCTATCGCCGACGTCCGGACCTGGCTCAGTAGCGAGATGGCGGTGGTTGTCGGCCCGGGCACTGGGCATCTGGAGTTGCTCGACGGCATCCTGCAAAAGTGTGGGACGGCCGGAAACCTCGTGACCGACGGTCATATTGCCGCTCTTGCGGTCGAGTTGGGTGCGGAGGTTGCGACCTTCGACAACGACTTCCACCGATTCGACGGCGTGCGCGTATTCCGGCCTGCGGGGTAG
- a CDS encoding isochorismatase family protein → MTSTTLRELNGLDATPASLTDSTLVLVDYQNTYTQGVMELTGWEPALDAAAELLAAARSAGTPVIHVINDGGKDTPYDITAEIGRIHPKLAPTADEPIVVKKAPNSFIGTNLAELVDAAGNINLIIIGFMTHMCVTFTTEGAFLRGNTPTVVASACATRPLGKVSAPQLHASALATITDLYGIVIDTPPSLA, encoded by the coding sequence ATGACCTCGACCACCCTGCGCGAACTCAATGGCCTCGACGCGACCCCCGCCTCCCTGACCGATTCCACCCTCGTCCTGGTCGACTACCAGAACACCTACACCCAGGGCGTCATGGAACTGACCGGCTGGGAACCCGCCCTCGACGCGGCCGCCGAACTCCTCGCCGCGGCCCGGTCCGCAGGCACCCCCGTCATCCATGTCATCAACGACGGCGGCAAAGACACCCCCTACGACATCACCGCCGAAATCGGCCGGATCCACCCGAAGCTAGCCCCCACCGCCGACGAACCTATCGTCGTGAAAAAAGCCCCCAACTCCTTCATCGGCACCAACCTCGCCGAACTCGTCGACGCGGCCGGCAACATCAACCTCATCATCATCGGCTTCATGACCCACATGTGCGTCACCTTCACCACCGAAGGAGCCTTCCTACGAGGCAACACCCCCACCGTCGTCGCCTCAGCCTGCGCCACCCGCCCCCTCGGCAAAGTCTCCGCCCCCCAACTCCACGCCAGCGCCCTCGCCACCATCACCGACCTCTACGGCATCGTCATCGATACCCCGCCATCGCTAGCCTGA
- a CDS encoding GlxA family transcriptional regulator, with protein sequence MTDRLIVIVLFDGVDLLDVTGPPEVFSLLQREMVEPTGYRVVLAAESMAPVTTSAGVRILPDVTFAEVGPVDTVVVPGAVETDSHRRVSAVVDPGVVAAVSRLAEGARRVASVCVGAHILAAAGLLDGKRATTHWSTAQQLAAEHPKVIVDADPIYIRDENVWTGAGLTACLDLTLALVADDFGDELALRVARQLVMYLKRPSGQSQFSVSLEPVSTTRRIEDLRHYIAGNIAKPLTVTDLAEQVHVSERQLTRIFRTELGMTPAAYIESARVEVARHRLETSDETLQRIAAACGFNTIDTLARAFRRQLDTTPNEYRRRFRIG encoded by the coding sequence GTGACCGATCGGCTCATTGTGATCGTGCTCTTCGACGGAGTGGACTTGCTCGACGTCACGGGGCCGCCGGAGGTGTTCTCGCTGTTGCAGCGGGAGATGGTGGAGCCGACGGGGTATCGGGTGGTGTTGGCCGCCGAGTCGATGGCGCCGGTGACCACCTCCGCGGGGGTGCGGATTCTGCCGGATGTGACATTCGCTGAGGTGGGGCCGGTCGACACGGTGGTGGTGCCGGGGGCGGTGGAGACGGACAGTCACCGGCGGGTCAGCGCGGTGGTCGATCCGGGGGTGGTCGCGGCGGTGTCGCGGTTGGCCGAGGGGGCTCGGCGGGTGGCTTCGGTGTGCGTCGGTGCGCATATTCTCGCGGCCGCGGGGCTGCTCGACGGGAAGCGGGCGACCACGCATTGGTCTACCGCGCAGCAGTTGGCGGCCGAGCACCCGAAGGTCATCGTCGATGCGGATCCGATTTACATTCGCGACGAAAATGTCTGGACCGGAGCGGGACTCACCGCTTGTCTGGATCTCACGCTGGCATTGGTGGCCGACGATTTCGGGGACGAACTGGCGTTGCGGGTCGCTCGCCAGCTGGTGATGTATCTGAAAAGGCCGAGCGGGCAGAGTCAATTCAGCGTGTCGCTCGAGCCGGTGTCGACCACGCGCCGGATCGAGGATCTGCGGCACTACATCGCGGGAAATATCGCGAAGCCGCTCACCGTGACCGACCTCGCCGAGCAGGTCCATGTCAGCGAACGCCAGCTCACGCGTATCTTTCGCACCGAACTCGGGATGACGCCCGCGGCCTACATCGAGTCGGCGCGGGTGGAGGTGGCGCGGCATCGGCTCGAGACGAGCGACGAAACGCTCCAACGAATCGCTGCCGCTTGCGGTTTCAACACCATCGACACGCTCGCCCGCGCATTCCGCCGCCAGCTCGATACGACCCCCAACGAGTACCGCCGACGCTTTCGTATCGGGTGA
- a CDS encoding MmyB family transcriptional regulator yields MAESTALSVYLRERRLAAGLARTELAHRTQLAPLLITQIESGTLVPNPAMLQRLFDGLDVPLWYRKPILVLGLPAVESGAAPTAPSAEDLADLASLTHPACLTRFPTMDMLAANADYQRQFPGLGAGVNVLEWMFLNPAAKKAYLDWTTEAQLLVHAFRMLSPLAPSQRVTAIIESCGKSPDWDPVWTSEVRPQDIARRHLRLRERSTGLERRMMLRIYDPAFPSRPWWLYRLIPVR; encoded by the coding sequence ATGGCTGAAAGCACGGCGCTCAGTGTGTATTTGCGCGAACGGCGACTGGCCGCGGGGCTCGCGCGGACCGAGCTCGCCCACCGCACACAGCTCGCACCCCTGCTGATCACCCAGATCGAATCCGGGACCCTCGTCCCCAATCCTGCCATGCTGCAACGACTTTTCGACGGCCTCGACGTGCCACTCTGGTATCGCAAGCCCATCCTGGTCCTGGGCTTACCGGCCGTCGAATCGGGCGCGGCCCCTACCGCGCCGTCGGCCGAAGACCTCGCCGACCTGGCCAGCCTCACCCACCCCGCCTGCCTCACCCGCTTCCCCACCATGGACATGCTCGCCGCGAACGCCGACTACCAGCGTCAGTTCCCCGGCCTCGGCGCCGGCGTGAACGTGCTCGAATGGATGTTCCTCAACCCCGCGGCGAAGAAGGCCTACCTCGACTGGACCACCGAGGCCCAGCTCCTGGTCCACGCCTTCCGCATGCTCTCCCCGCTCGCCCCCAGTCAGCGCGTGACCGCCATCATCGAATCGTGCGGCAAGTCCCCCGATTGGGATCCGGTGTGGACCAGCGAGGTTCGCCCGCAGGACATCGCACGCCGCCACCTGCGCCTCCGCGAACGCAGCACCGGCCTGGAGCGGCGCATGATGCTGCGCATCTACGACCCCGCGTTCCCCAGCCGCCCGTGGTGGCTGTACCGCCTGATCCCCGTCCGGTGA
- a CDS encoding acyl-CoA dehydrogenase, producing MGHYKANVRDLEFNLFEVLGIDKVLDAGAFGDLDTDTVKEMLSEVRRLAEGPLAESFADADRNPPVFDPNTHTVAIPESFKKSYKALEDGEWAKVPLNEELGGLGAPSAVAWALSEMVLGANPPIQMYAAGAGFAQVFYNNGTDEQKKWAAKIADRNWGATMVLTEPDAGSDVGAGRAKAIKQEDGTWHIEGVKRFITSGDSDDMFENIMHLVLARPEGAGPGTKGLSLFYVPKIHFDFDTETYGDRNGVFVTNVEHKMGIKASATCEVTFGGHGVPAKGWLVGEVHNGIAQMFDVIENARMMVGTKAIATLSTGYLNALEYAKTRVQGADLTQMTDKAAPRVTITHHPDVRRSLATQKAYAEGLRAIYLYTAAHQNPEIAEVVSGADKDVAFRVNDLLLPIVKGVGSERAYQYLTDSLQTFGGSGFLQDYPIEQYIRDAKIDSLYEGTTAIQAQDFFFRKIARDRGVALAHVAGQIQKFLESDSANERLKGERKLLATALEDVQTMAATLTGHLMGAQEQPTELYKVGLGSVRFLMAVGDLFIGWMLLNQAEIALAALDNGATGSDVAFYTGKVASAQFFARNVLPELTATRAILANLDNDIMELDEAAF from the coding sequence ATGGGCCACTACAAGGCAAACGTTCGCGACCTCGAGTTCAACCTCTTCGAGGTCCTCGGCATCGACAAGGTGCTCGACGCAGGCGCCTTCGGCGACCTGGACACCGACACCGTCAAGGAAATGCTCTCCGAGGTCCGCCGCCTGGCCGAGGGCCCGCTGGCCGAGTCCTTCGCCGACGCCGACCGCAACCCGCCCGTGTTCGACCCGAACACCCACACCGTCGCCATCCCCGAGTCCTTCAAGAAGTCCTACAAGGCGCTCGAGGACGGCGAGTGGGCCAAGGTTCCGCTGAACGAGGAGCTCGGTGGCCTCGGCGCCCCGTCCGCCGTCGCGTGGGCCCTGTCGGAGATGGTGCTCGGCGCCAACCCGCCCATCCAGATGTACGCCGCGGGCGCGGGCTTCGCGCAGGTGTTCTACAACAACGGCACCGACGAGCAGAAGAAGTGGGCGGCCAAGATCGCCGACCGCAACTGGGGCGCCACCATGGTGCTGACCGAGCCCGACGCCGGTTCCGACGTCGGCGCGGGCCGCGCCAAGGCGATCAAGCAGGAAGACGGCACCTGGCACATCGAGGGTGTCAAGCGCTTCATCACCTCGGGTGACTCCGACGACATGTTCGAGAACATCATGCACCTGGTGCTGGCTCGCCCCGAGGGCGCGGGACCGGGCACCAAGGGCCTGTCGCTGTTCTACGTGCCGAAGATCCACTTCGACTTCGACACCGAGACCTACGGCGACCGCAACGGCGTCTTCGTCACCAACGTCGAGCACAAGATGGGCATCAAGGCCTCGGCCACCTGTGAGGTCACCTTCGGCGGCCACGGCGTGCCCGCCAAGGGCTGGCTGGTCGGCGAGGTGCACAACGGCATCGCGCAGATGTTCGACGTCATCGAGAACGCTCGCATGATGGTGGGCACCAAGGCCATCGCGACCCTGTCGACCGGTTACCTGAACGCGCTGGAGTACGCCAAGACCCGCGTCCAGGGTGCCGACCTGACCCAGATGACCGATAAGGCCGCGCCCCGCGTGACCATCACCCACCACCCGGACGTGCGTCGTTCGCTGGCCACCCAGAAGGCGTACGCCGAGGGCCTGCGCGCGATCTACCTCTACACCGCCGCGCACCAGAACCCGGAGATCGCCGAGGTCGTCTCGGGTGCCGACAAGGACGTCGCGTTCCGCGTGAACGACCTGCTGCTCCCGATCGTCAAGGGTGTCGGCTCCGAGCGCGCCTACCAGTACCTGACCGATTCGCTGCAGACCTTCGGAGGCTCGGGCTTCCTGCAGGACTACCCGATCGAGCAGTACATCCGCGACGCGAAGATCGACTCGCTCTACGAGGGCACCACCGCTATCCAGGCGCAGGACTTCTTCTTCCGCAAGATCGCGCGTGACCGCGGTGTGGCCCTGGCCCACGTGGCAGGCCAGATCCAGAAGTTCCTGGAGTCCGACTCCGCCAACGAGCGCCTCAAGGGCGAGCGCAAGCTGCTCGCCACCGCGCTCGAGGACGTGCAGACCATGGCGGCCACCCTGACCGGCCACCTGATGGGCGCGCAGGAGCAGCCGACCGAGCTGTACAAGGTCGGCCTGGGTTCGGTGCGTTTCCTGATGGCCGTCGGCGACCTGTTCATCGGCTGGATGCTGCTGAACCAGGCCGAGATCGCCCTCGCCGCGCTCGACAACGGCGCCACCGGCTCCGACGTCGCCTTCTACACCGGCAAGGTCGCCTCGGCGCAGTTCTTCGCCCGCAACGTCCTGCCCGAGCTGACCGCCACCCGCGCGATCCTCGCCAACCTGGACAACGACATCATGGAGCTGGACGAAGCCGCGTTCTGA
- a CDS encoding alpha/beta hydrolase family protein, translating to MRIETTVGPAEIELDEVRDPAFLLVITHGAGGGVDAKDILAVRDSALDAGGAVARVVQPYRVAGRRAPGNAEKQDQAWLEIVAALKARFPGTPIVQGGRSNGARVACRTAVEVGARGVIALSFPLHPPGKPEKSRRDELLAPGSIEVVVINGGSDPFGVPDAADAAEVRVIPKQAHSFRTGFDVIEATVTPWFARWTADH from the coding sequence GTGCGCATCGAGACGACTGTGGGACCGGCCGAGATCGAGCTCGACGAGGTGCGTGATCCGGCGTTCCTGCTGGTGATCACGCACGGGGCCGGTGGCGGTGTCGATGCGAAAGACATTCTGGCCGTGCGTGACTCGGCCCTGGATGCGGGCGGAGCGGTAGCTCGGGTGGTGCAGCCCTACCGGGTTGCCGGGCGGCGCGCACCGGGGAACGCGGAGAAACAGGACCAGGCCTGGCTCGAGATCGTCGCGGCGTTGAAGGCCCGGTTCCCCGGGACACCGATTGTCCAGGGGGGTCGCAGCAACGGGGCCCGGGTGGCGTGCCGGACAGCCGTGGAGGTCGGCGCGCGGGGCGTGATCGCGCTGTCGTTCCCCTTGCATCCGCCGGGCAAGCCCGAGAAGAGCAGGCGCGACGAGCTGCTGGCGCCCGGGAGTATCGAGGTGGTGGTGATCAACGGGGGTAGCGATCCGTTCGGAGTGCCCGACGCTGCCGACGCCGCCGAAGTGCGGGTCATCCCTAAACAGGCGCACTCGTTCCGCACTGGTTTCGACGTCATCGAGGCGACCGTGACCCCCTGGTTCGCCCGCTGGACGGCTGATCACTAG
- a CDS encoding class I SAM-dependent methyltransferase: MDAADWDARYARSELVWGAPPNSTVVEHVYGLDRRITLLPDESGVVPPLPRALDLACGEGRHALWLATHGWEVTAVDFSQVGIDKGRTVAARLSRSVRSRVHWQTADITDLDAAGITGPFELILMVFVHLPADERRTLLHQLSAMLAPGGVLLVLGHATRNVDDGYGGPQDPEILFSPDDLRADLDRDDVTITLAHEVFRPTEGPDAIDSLLIAERPAPEPTD; the protein is encoded by the coding sequence ATGGACGCGGCGGATTGGGATGCGCGGTACGCGCGGAGTGAATTGGTGTGGGGCGCACCGCCGAACAGCACCGTTGTCGAACATGTCTACGGGCTGGACCGACGGATCACCTTGCTGCCCGATGAGTCCGGCGTTGTCCCGCCGCTTCCCCGCGCTCTCGACCTGGCCTGCGGCGAGGGTCGTCACGCACTCTGGCTGGCCACCCACGGCTGGGAGGTGACCGCTGTTGACTTCTCCCAGGTGGGGATCGACAAGGGCAGGACCGTCGCGGCCCGTCTGTCGCGTTCGGTCCGCTCCCGGGTGCACTGGCAGACCGCCGACATCACCGACCTCGATGCCGCCGGCATCACCGGTCCGTTCGAGCTGATCTTGATGGTCTTCGTCCACCTCCCCGCCGACGAGCGCCGCACTCTGCTGCACCAGCTGTCCGCCATGCTCGCCCCCGGCGGCGTGCTCCTGGTCCTCGGTCACGCCACCCGCAATGTCGACGACGGCTACGGCGGCCCCCAGGACCCCGAGATCCTCTTCTCCCCCGACGACCTCCGCGCCGACCTGGACCGCGACGACGTCACCATCACCCTCGCCCACGAGGTCTTCCGCCCCACCGAGGGCCCCGATGCCATCGATTCCCTGCTCATCGCCGAGCGCCCCGCCCCCGAGCCCACCGACTGA
- a CDS encoding DUF4185 domain-containing protein: protein MNKTGSILLSALAGTTALLVSAAPPVVANPNAINPIPVLNGTHGLPVLHGRTQAVFQVTGMASPNNTQNYNVLGTDLGIMWDNGRGEMLTAFGDTAGIGFPNLLAGSTWAWRSNILVRSHDKNPADGIMFDGVVRDVIGQARDLIPSPKIPFLEISRIPTAGISANGVQYMSLMSVKTWDAPGEWTTSFSGLAASADNGETWADLGHTRRPDEGGNANFQMNSFVKDGGFVYEYGTRAGRNNDAFIARVPEAQIENLAAYEYWDGHEWKLNDVNAAAPIMGGVGELSVMYNEYLGEFVSLTTDPFNSVVMRRASSPVGPWSAPEVLIDARELPTAYAPSIFPYQTGRDLYFMTTIHTQYNVVLMRTTL, encoded by the coding sequence GTGAACAAGACCGGATCCATCCTGCTCTCCGCGCTCGCAGGTACTACGGCCTTGCTGGTGAGCGCCGCGCCTCCCGTCGTCGCGAACCCCAACGCCATCAACCCGATTCCCGTTCTCAACGGCACCCACGGTCTGCCCGTCCTGCACGGGCGTACCCAGGCGGTGTTCCAGGTAACCGGCATGGCCAGCCCCAACAACACCCAGAACTACAACGTCCTCGGTACCGACCTCGGCATCATGTGGGACAACGGCCGTGGCGAGATGCTCACCGCCTTCGGCGACACCGCGGGGATCGGCTTCCCCAACCTGCTCGCGGGCAGCACCTGGGCGTGGCGCTCCAACATCCTGGTCCGCAGCCACGACAAGAACCCGGCCGACGGGATCATGTTCGACGGTGTCGTGCGCGATGTCATCGGCCAGGCGCGCGACCTGATCCCCAGCCCCAAGATCCCCTTCCTGGAGATCAGCCGCATTCCCACCGCGGGTATCTCGGCCAACGGCGTGCAGTACATGTCGCTGATGTCGGTGAAGACCTGGGACGCGCCCGGCGAGTGGACCACCAGCTTCTCCGGTCTGGCCGCGTCGGCCGACAACGGCGAGACCTGGGCCGATCTCGGCCACACCCGCCGTCCCGACGAGGGCGGTAACGCCAACTTCCAGATGAACAGCTTCGTGAAGGACGGCGGCTTCGTCTACGAGTACGGCACCCGCGCCGGCCGCAACAACGACGCCTTCATCGCCCGCGTCCCCGAAGCCCAGATCGAGAACCTCGCCGCCTACGAGTACTGGGACGGCCACGAGTGGAAGCTCAACGACGTGAACGCGGCGGCCCCCATCATGGGCGGCGTCGGCGAGCTCTCGGTGATGTACAACGAGTACCTGGGCGAGTTCGTCTCCCTCACCACCGACCCCTTCAACTCCGTGGTGATGCGCCGCGCGTCCTCCCCCGTCGGCCCGTGGAGCGCGCCCGAGGTCCTGATCGACGCCCGCGAACTCCCCACCGCCTACGCCCCGTCGATCTTCCCGTACCAAACCGGTCGCGACCTCTACTTCATGACCACCATCCACACCCAGTACAACGTCGTACTCATGCGCACCACGCTGTGA
- a CDS encoding crotonase/enoyl-CoA hydratase family protein, translated as MGDHITVRFDDNRAYVELNRPGKHNGLTLEMLRDLVDAARKVAEHKTTRAVILTGNGPSFSSGLDIAAASRNPVAIVREFLPRPLRGTNTFQEACWAWRRLDVPVAAAVHGRCFGGGLQIALAADFRIAAPTTEFSVMEAAHGLVPDMTGAATLSQLIGIDKAMLLAMTADPIDADYALRIGLITDVADDPVKAAEALADRVTAREGNAVAAVKHLFDRSWHRNSRATFAAERMAQLPLLLRKALSSSD; from the coding sequence ATGGGAGACCACATCACCGTCCGCTTCGACGACAACCGCGCCTATGTCGAGTTGAACAGACCCGGCAAACACAACGGGCTCACTCTGGAAATGCTCCGCGATCTTGTCGACGCGGCCCGAAAAGTGGCCGAACACAAGACAACCCGCGCTGTCATCCTCACCGGGAACGGCCCGAGTTTCAGTAGCGGACTCGATATCGCCGCCGCCTCTCGCAATCCGGTGGCTATCGTCCGGGAATTCCTTCCGCGGCCCTTGCGTGGCACCAATACCTTCCAGGAAGCCTGCTGGGCCTGGCGCCGCCTCGACGTTCCGGTGGCCGCCGCCGTCCACGGGCGCTGCTTCGGTGGCGGCCTGCAGATCGCACTGGCCGCCGACTTCCGGATCGCCGCCCCCACAACCGAATTCTCGGTGATGGAAGCCGCCCACGGCCTGGTGCCCGACATGACAGGCGCGGCCACATTGTCACAGCTCATCGGCATCGACAAGGCCATGCTACTGGCCATGACCGCCGACCCGATCGACGCCGATTACGCACTGCGCATCGGCCTGATCACCGACGTCGCCGACGACCCGGTGAAGGCCGCCGAGGCCCTCGCCGACCGCGTCACCGCTCGCGAGGGCAACGCCGTCGCCGCCGTCAAGCACCTGTTCGACCGGTCCTGGCACCGTAATTCCCGCGCCACCTTCGCCGCTGAACGAATGGCACAACTGCCTTTGCTGCTGCGTAAAGCCCTGAGTAGTAGCGACTGA
- the sfnG gene encoding dimethylsulfone monooxygenase SfnG produces MTTERIADQVSFAYWVPNVSGGLVTSDIEQRTSWDFDYNKKLAQTAERNGFDYALTQVRYTASYGAEFQHESTSFSLALLAATERLKVIAAIHPGLWHPAVLAKFGATADHLSGGRFAINVVSGWFAGEFKALGEPWLEHDERYRRSAEFLEVIRKIWTEDAVNFGGDFYRIRDFTLKPKPLNTPERPNPELFQGGNSTAARRNGGRHADWYFSNGKDFDGVTEQLDDLRAVARDNDREVKFGLNGFIIARDTEKEARDTLREIVEKANKPAVRGFRDAVQQAGASTGDRKGMWADSTFEDLVQYNDGFRTGLIGTPEQIAERIVAYRALGVDLILAGFLHFQEEVEYFGAKVLPLVRELEAAATPVAAGR; encoded by the coding sequence GTGACCACGGAGAGAATCGCTGACCAGGTCTCGTTCGCCTACTGGGTACCCAACGTCAGTGGCGGGCTGGTGACCAGCGATATCGAGCAGCGCACCAGCTGGGACTTCGACTACAACAAGAAGCTCGCCCAGACCGCGGAACGCAACGGTTTCGACTACGCGCTCACCCAGGTGCGCTACACCGCCTCCTACGGTGCCGAGTTCCAGCACGAGTCGACCTCGTTCAGTCTCGCGCTGCTCGCCGCCACCGAGCGGCTCAAGGTGATCGCCGCCATCCACCCCGGGCTGTGGCATCCGGCGGTACTGGCCAAGTTCGGTGCCACAGCCGACCATCTGTCCGGAGGCCGGTTCGCGATCAACGTGGTGTCGGGGTGGTTCGCCGGCGAATTCAAGGCGCTCGGCGAGCCGTGGCTCGAACACGACGAGCGGTACCGGCGCAGCGCCGAGTTCCTCGAGGTGATCCGCAAGATCTGGACCGAGGACGCGGTGAACTTCGGCGGCGACTTCTACCGCATCCGGGACTTCACCTTGAAGCCGAAGCCGCTCAACACCCCCGAACGGCCCAATCCCGAACTGTTCCAAGGTGGTAACTCCACGGCCGCCCGGCGCAACGGTGGTCGCCATGCCGACTGGTACTTCTCCAACGGCAAGGACTTCGACGGCGTCACAGAGCAATTGGACGATCTGCGCGCCGTGGCCAGGGACAACGATCGCGAGGTGAAGTTCGGGCTCAACGGGTTCATCATCGCCCGCGATACCGAGAAGGAAGCCCGCGACACCCTGCGCGAGATCGTCGAGAAGGCGAACAAGCCCGCGGTGCGAGGGTTCCGCGACGCGGTGCAGCAGGCAGGCGCGTCCACCGGTGACCGCAAGGGCATGTGGGCCGACTCCACCTTCGAGGACCTGGTCCAGTACAACGACGGCTTCCGGACCGGGCTGATCGGCACACCCGAACAGATCGCCGAGCGGATCGTGGCCTACCGCGCGCTCGGTGTCGACCTGATCCTGGCCGGCTTCCTGCACTTCCAGGAAGAGGTCGAGTACTTCGGCGCCAAGGTGCTGCCACTGGTGCGTGAACTGGAGGCCGCCGCGACGCCGGTCGCGGCGGGACGCTGA